One genomic window of Ictalurus punctatus breed USDA103 chromosome 23, Coco_2.0, whole genome shotgun sequence includes the following:
- the LOC108256720 gene encoding GTPase IMAP family member 8 yields the protein MAASPQFGVQFISEFRIVLLGNKGAGKTSLANLIVCRQTTSPKNTAQCMKIRGVAAGRLVTLVDSPGWWKNLLVNETPEFQKQELVLSMTHCQPGPHAVLLVIRVDVLYTDKNKRAAQQHLELLGKDIWKHTVVVFTYGDRLQDQKVEQHIKSEGETFLQWLVGKCGNRYHIFNIDRYSGTQVKDLLEMIEDMVAGNGGSCYEMDKKCLNEVKEMRRVAEEKANKRRMMAQEQRDMHQGHNCSLSNIRMVLLGYRRSGKSSIRNNIFGRENIDLKRTSQCVKTQSEVAGKIITVLDTPGWWKTLAARDTAELDKQEILHSICLCSPGPHALLLTLRIDMPFRDEEMKSLEEHLSLLGERAWNHTILLFTHGDLLGDLTVEQYIETEGKNLKLLVAKCRNRYHVLNNKNLLDGGQVMELFKKVEEMVSENEGLYYEMHQRTYKEVRRKWRLMEKKSKMRLKVMHRRMIGSVKGAGQYPTELSLVLLGYGEAGKTSARNTILGTIDFGLKRTYRCVKRMGEVEGKLLTVIDTPGWWKRLPIEEMPEFSKQEILQSRSLTPGPVIFLLVIRLDSSFQEEERRAVKDHLNLFGDTVWDQTMVLFTCGDWLGGRPIELYIESEGEALKWILEKCGNRHHILSNKNQRSNTQVTELLKKIEELVAENKACHSVGMWDLKEKTGRRLENIQASERGIQRQTEDFDSDDDEVFTTDRKYNIKK from the exons ATGGCTGCAAGTCCTCAGTTTG GTGTACAGTTTATCTCTGAGTTTAGGATTGTGCTGCTTGGGAATAAAGGAGCTGGAAAAACCTCTCTAGCAAACTTGATTGTGTGCAGACAGACCACATCCCCAAAGAATACTGCACAGTGCATGAAAATCCGTGGAGTCGCAGCTGGAAGACTGGTCACGCTAGTTGACAGTCCTGGCTGGTGGAAGAACCTTCTTGTAAATGAGACTCCTGAGTTTCAAAAACAGGAGCTGGTGCTAAGCATGACTCATTGTCAACCAGGACCCCATGCTGTTCTTCTAGTCATACGTGTCGATGTTTTATacacagataaaaacaaaagagcagcGCAGCAGCACCTGGAGCTTCTTGGGAAGGACATCTGGAAGCACACAGTAGTTGTGTTCACTTATGGTGACCGTCTTCAGGATCAAAAAGTTGAGCAGCACATCAAAAGTGAGGGAGAAACCTTTTTGCAGTGGCTTGTGGGAAAATGTGGGAACCGGTATCACATTTTCAACATTGATAGATACAGTGGTACTCAGGTGAAAGATCTGCTTGAGATGATTGAGGATATGGTGGCTGGAAATGGAGGCTCATGttatgaaatggataaaaagtgtctGAATGAAGTCAAAGAGATGAGGAGGGTGGCAGAGGAGAAAGCAAACAAGAGGAGGATGATGGCACAGGAACAAAGAGATATGCACCAAG GCCATAACTGCTCGCTGTCCAACATAAGAATGGTGTTGTTAGGCTATCGGAGATCTGGGAAAAGTTCGATCAGGAATAATATCTTTGGAAGAGAGAACATTGACTTAAAGAGAACTTCACAATGTGTGAAGACTCAAAGTGAGGTTGCTGGAAAAATCATCACTGTCCTGGACACACCAGGCTGGTGGAAGACTCTCGCAGCAAGAGACACTGCAGAACTGGACAAACAAGAAATATTACACAGCATTTGTCTGTGTTCCCCAGGACCGCATGCTTTACTCTTGACTCTACGCATAGATATGCCATTCAGAGATGAAGAGATGAAATCATTGGAGGAACACCTGAGTCTTCTTGGCGAGCGAGCTTGGAACCATACTATTCTTCTCTTCACTCATGGGGATTTGCTTGGTGATCTGACTGTTGAGCAGTACATTGAGACTGAAGGGAAGAACTTAAAGTTGCTTGTTGCAAAATGTAGAAACCGGTATCATGTTCTCAATAACAAGAATTTGCTTGATGGTGGTCAGGTCATGGAGCTGTTTAAGAAGGTCGAGGAGATGGTGTCAGAAAATGAAGGCCTTTATTATGAAATGCACCAAAGGACTTATAAGGAAGTGAGGCGGAAATGGagattaatggaaaaaaaatccaagatgagGCTGAAGGTGATGCATAGAAGGATGATAGGCTCAGTGAAAG GTGCTGGACAATATCCGACTGAGCTTAGCCTCGTTCTGCTGGGGTACGGTGAGGCCGGTAAAACATCAGCAAGGAACACCATCCTAGGCACAATAGATTTTGGATTGAAAAGAACCTACCGTTGTGTGAAGAGAATGGGAGAAGTAGAAGGAAAACTACTCACTGTGATAGACACACCAGGATGGTGGAAGCGTCTTCCAATAGAAGAAATGCCAGAATTTAGCAAACAGGAAATTCTACAGAGTCGCTCCTTGACTCCAGGCCCAGTCATTTTTTTACTGGTCATCCGTCTTGACAGTTCTTttcaagaggaagagagaagagcTGTGAAGGATCACTTGAacctttttggagacacagtctGGGACCAGACCATGGTTCTGTTCACTTGTGGGGATTGGTTAGGGGGCAGACCCATTGAGCTGTACATTGAGAGTGAAGGTGAGGCACTAAAGTGGATTCTTGAAAAATGTGGGAATAGGCATCATATTCTCAGCAACAAGAACCAGAGAAGTAACACTCAGGTCACTGAACTTCTGAAGAAGATTGAAGAACTGGTGGCTGAAAACAAAGCATGTCATTCAGTGGGCATGTGGGATTTGAAGGAGAAGACAGGGAGGCGGTTGGAGAATATCCAAGCCAGTGAGAGGGGAATACAGAGACAAACTGAGGATTTTGActcagatgatgatgaagtgTTTACTACTGACaggaaatacaatataaaaaaataa